From candidate division WOR-3 bacterium, one genomic window encodes:
- a CDS encoding OmpA family protein, whose translation MKKVVLSLTLFATVFFTGLYADPALGGGRGLFRIQDARVEEDGALVFATRWMFLRANLGENVTLYRGPLYGMEMNYAPYPFCELFGSLVGVIDFRTNPNALFYDWQGQILGAKLSIPFLPVVKVAALGTWVMPKSTYNFKETDGFLDRLASDKNSWRGLLSLRFWELHKTLPTLMFNYGQTLSGEKENFAGIGIEMASNAIDLFVEATSEADASAGFSALWGKDYTPRARITPGVRIKMGVLHLNGGVELGLTDAVPDYEGIFGLSFVSPFPKPPEKPWGRLVGKVEDARSGMPLEAKIRFIKRRLPALKTDPENGTFFLEKLPAGVVVVEASREGYIPEAVPLVIPDKGYATYTFKLKPLVPYGTVAGRVSDAYNGKPLEATISFIATNIPPVTSNPTTGFFRSDNVPAGLVVVRVEKEGYFPEERAVEVEDGGVTKLNFALSSLEMKGVFKGKVVDKQSGAPLAATISFLQGERPSLSTDATTGEFEMELPVGSYEVKVEVPGYLPQTSSFAITKGETTTRTFELVAKGMVLTLKGVYFEFGKATLRTESYPALMEAAQIMKDNPDIIVEIQGHTDNIGSEKANQILSEKRAYSVMNFLVQYGGIDPKRLSAKGYGESRPIASNDTEEGRQLNRRVEFVIRQ comes from the coding sequence ATGAAAAAAGTTGTCCTCTCCCTAACCCTGTTCGCAACCGTTTTCTTTACCGGCTTGTATGCCGACCCTGCGCTCGGTGGGGGTCGGGGTCTTTTCCGCATCCAGGACGCCCGGGTTGAAGAAGACGGTGCCCTGGTGTTCGCGACCCGCTGGATGTTTCTCCGTGCCAATCTGGGCGAAAATGTCACCCTGTACCGGGGACCGCTCTACGGAATGGAGATGAACTATGCGCCCTACCCGTTCTGCGAACTGTTCGGCTCGCTTGTTGGCGTTATTGACTTTCGCACCAATCCCAACGCCCTGTTCTACGACTGGCAGGGACAGATTCTCGGCGCAAAACTGTCAATTCCATTTCTACCGGTGGTTAAGGTCGCAGCGCTCGGCACCTGGGTAATGCCCAAGAGTACCTACAACTTCAAGGAGACCGACGGCTTTCTCGACCGATTGGCATCAGATAAAAACTCCTGGCGGGGACTGCTCTCATTACGCTTCTGGGAACTGCACAAAACCTTACCCACCTTGATGTTTAACTATGGCCAGACCCTGTCGGGCGAAAAAGAGAACTTCGCCGGCATCGGCATCGAAATGGCAAGCAACGCCATTGACCTGTTTGTAGAAGCAACATCAGAAGCGGACGCCAGCGCCGGATTTTCCGCACTCTGGGGTAAGGATTATACACCGCGCGCCCGAATCACACCCGGTGTCCGAATTAAGATGGGCGTGTTGCACCTGAACGGCGGCGTTGAACTTGGTTTAACCGATGCGGTTCCCGACTACGAAGGTATCTTCGGGCTGAGTTTCGTCTCGCCTTTCCCGAAGCCGCCCGAAAAGCCTTGGGGCAGGCTGGTGGGCAAAGTTGAAGACGCCCGCTCTGGTATGCCACTTGAGGCAAAAATCCGATTTATCAAGCGCCGGCTGCCAGCACTTAAAACCGACCCGGAAAACGGCACCTTCTTCCTCGAAAAACTGCCCGCTGGTGTGGTCGTGGTTGAAGCCTCCCGCGAAGGCTATATCCCGGAAGCGGTACCCCTTGTCATACCGGATAAGGGCTATGCCACCTACACCTTCAAACTGAAGCCGCTCGTGCCCTACGGCACGGTTGCCGGCAGAGTTTCTGACGCCTACAACGGCAAACCGCTTGAGGCAACAATCTCATTTATCGCCACCAACATTCCACCGGTAACCTCCAACCCGACAACCGGATTTTTCCGCTCCGACAATGTGCCGGCAGGGCTGGTTGTGGTCCGGGTGGAAAAAGAAGGTTACTTCCCGGAGGAACGGGCGGTCGAAGTTGAAGACGGTGGCGTGACCAAACTGAACTTCGCCCTCTCCTCACTTGAGATGAAGGGCGTGTTCAAAGGCAAGGTTGTTGATAAACAGAGCGGCGCACCGTTAGCCGCCACCATCTCATTCCTGCAGGGCGAACGGCCCTCGCTTTCAACCGATGCGACAACCGGCGAATTCGAGATGGAACTGCCTGTTGGCTCCTACGAGGTGAAGGTTGAAGTCCCGGGCTATCTGCCTCAAACCAGCAGTTTTGCAATCACCAAAGGCGAAACCACCACCCGGACCTTTGAACTGGTTGCCAAGGGTATGGTGCTCACGCTCAAAGGTGTCTACTTTGAGTTTGGCAAGGCGACACTGCGCACCGAATCCTATCCGGCACTGATGGAAGCCGCCCAGATTATGAAAGACAACCCGGACATCATCGTGGAGATTCAGGGACATACCGACAACATCGGCTCGGAAAAGGCAAACCAGATTCTCTCCGAGAAACGCGCCTACTCAGTGATGAACTTCCTGGTGCAGTACGGTGGCATTGACCCGAAACGGCTCAGCGCCAAGGGCTACGGCGAATCGCGTCCCATCGCCTCTAACGACACCGAAGAAGGCAGACAACTCAACCGCCGCGTCGAGTTTGTCATTCGCCAGTAA
- a CDS encoding AMIN domain-containing protein: MKNKTTVLVVMFLALMGLLAAQEQIVVKDVAVEKLLDGVRVTIACSQTPNISSYVSYQPPALVVDVMDATSKVAQERITSRFYPVSAVTVKPSDATSGVRVTVFLRDVVRHRIYNEGGVVTIDFGTTPLMPAPEIKSQDPFEGKPPLTLLVQDADIASVLRMIARQFDLNLLISQDVKSMVSVRLNEVPLRVGVEALLKAAGCNMVEDKSGVIIVKPLKKQMYGEMQTRVFRLDYLEAKDAKEAIAKALSENGTAEIGFSRVGTKAAGGEERSGILVVTDVPEALDNIARIISELDRPMPQIAIEAKFIETTYSSEDRYGIDWTPIATFSTEMPKINDEVAIPVIVKEMLFGKISFSQFSASLELLMSRGKSRVLANPRTVTLDNQTASISMGLDVPVREVHKDPNTGEITYTWRTRSIPIKMDVTPHVTSDGMITMRVKPSVEAITGWVGSADDRQPIVAKREAETQVKVAEDEVVVIGGLVKDEETKNVGKIPLLGDIPIIGHLFKKTSVQRNKSDLMIFIIPHILMPENG, from the coding sequence ATGAAAAATAAAACAACAGTTTTGGTTGTCATGTTCCTTGCCCTTATGGGTCTGTTAGCAGCCCAGGAGCAAATTGTCGTAAAGGATGTCGCGGTTGAAAAGTTGCTCGATGGTGTTCGGGTAACGATTGCCTGTAGCCAGACACCCAACATCAGTTCCTATGTTTCTTATCAACCGCCGGCGCTGGTTGTCGATGTGATGGATGCGACTTCGAAGGTGGCGCAAGAGCGTATCACTTCCCGTTTCTACCCGGTGAGTGCGGTTACGGTTAAACCGAGCGATGCGACCAGCGGTGTTCGGGTAACTGTGTTTCTGCGCGATGTCGTGCGGCACCGGATTTACAACGAAGGCGGCGTGGTAACGATTGATTTTGGAACAACACCTTTGATGCCCGCACCCGAAATCAAGAGTCAGGACCCGTTTGAGGGCAAGCCACCGCTAACGCTACTGGTTCAGGATGCTGACATTGCCAGCGTTTTGCGGATGATTGCCCGGCAGTTTGACCTCAACCTGCTGATCAGTCAGGATGTAAAGTCGATGGTGAGTGTCCGGTTGAATGAGGTGCCGCTGCGCGTTGGTGTGGAGGCGCTTTTGAAGGCGGCGGGCTGTAATATGGTGGAAGATAAGAGCGGGGTGATAATTGTAAAGCCGCTGAAGAAGCAGATGTATGGCGAGATGCAAACGCGGGTTTTTCGCCTTGACTACCTTGAAGCCAAGGATGCCAAGGAGGCGATTGCCAAGGCACTTTCGGAAAATGGAACGGCCGAGATTGGTTTCAGCCGGGTCGGTACCAAGGCGGCAGGCGGTGAGGAGCGAAGCGGGATACTGGTGGTAACCGATGTGCCTGAGGCGCTTGATAACATCGCACGCATAATTTCCGAACTGGACCGGCCGATGCCCCAGATTGCGATTGAGGCAAAGTTCATTGAGACCACCTATTCAAGTGAAGACCGCTACGGCATTGACTGGACCCCAATCGCAACATTTTCTACCGAGATGCCCAAAATTAACGATGAGGTTGCAATTCCGGTGATTGTGAAAGAGATGCTTTTTGGCAAGATATCGTTTTCTCAGTTCAGTGCCTCACTGGAGCTGCTGATGTCGCGGGGTAAATCACGGGTTCTTGCCAATCCCAGGACGGTGACGCTGGACAATCAAACGGCGTCGATAAGTATGGGGCTGGATGTGCCAGTACGAGAAGTCCACAAAGACCCGAACACGGGAGAGATTACTTACACCTGGCGGACGCGGTCAATTCCGATCAAGATGGATGTTACCCCCCATGTTACTTCCGATGGGATGATTACGATGCGGGTGAAACCCAGCGTTGAGGCAATTACCGGTTGGGTTGGCTCGGCCGACGACCGCCAGCCGATTGTTGCCAAGCGGGAAGCCGAGACCCAGGTGAAAGTTGCTGAGGATGAGGTGGTGGTGATTGGCGGTTTGGTCAAGGACGAGGAGACGAAAAATGTTGGCAAGATTCCGCTCCTCGGTGACATTCCGATTATCGGGCATTTGTTTAAGAAGACATCGGTTCAGCGGAACAAGAGCGATTTGATGATTTTTATCATCCCCCACATACTGATGCCCGAAAACGGATAG
- a CDS encoding VTT domain-containing protein — translation MEQPRAQKRVISIVLSGFLLIGVIAIFLFLNRYLGRYFRNPEELRVLVKNWGLWAPLGIVVLQLIQIVFAPLPGNLMAFAGGYVLGFWPTIVWLVIGVLIGATVAFFIARVSGRQLLKMFVPEDTLARFDSLVVRKGVFYIFLLILVPNPLGDWVYYLAGLTKMPLFLFLSLVFIARLPSNILECWVGASAVRFGYREWAILGVIALIFTAVYLTNQKRIEKLLQRVAEKGSNKSAAGD, via the coding sequence ATGGAACAGCCAAGGGCACAAAAAAGGGTAATTTCAATTGTATTAAGCGGGTTTTTACTCATCGGCGTAATTGCCATTTTTTTGTTTTTAAACAGGTATTTGGGCCGCTACTTCCGCAATCCTGAAGAGTTGCGTGTTCTGGTGAAAAACTGGGGGTTATGGGCGCCCTTGGGGATTGTGGTTTTACAACTTATTCAGATTGTGTTTGCACCCCTGCCTGGTAACTTGATGGCGTTTGCCGGTGGTTATGTCCTTGGTTTCTGGCCCACGATTGTCTGGCTGGTTATCGGGGTTTTAATCGGTGCCACAGTTGCCTTTTTTATTGCAAGGGTTTCGGGCCGGCAACTGCTGAAGATGTTTGTGCCCGAAGATACACTGGCGCGGTTTGACTCGCTGGTTGTGCGCAAGGGCGTTTTCTACATTTTTTTGTTAATCCTTGTGCCCAATCCGCTTGGCGACTGGGTTTACTATCTTGCGGGTTTGACCAAGATGCCGTTGTTCTTATTCCTTTCCCTTGTCTTTATCGCCCGGCTTCCGAGTAACATTCTGGAGTGCTGGGTTGGTGCGAGTGCGGTTAGGTTCGGGTACAGGGAGTGGGCGATTTTGGGCGTGATTGCTTTGATATTTACCGCAGTTTATCTTACAAATCAGAAACGGATTGAGAAACTTCTCCAGCGGGTGGCTGAGAAAGGGAGTAACAAAAGCGCGGCAGGAGATTGA
- the pilO gene encoding type 4a pilus biogenesis protein PilO, with protein MGILERRVVIIGLAVYVVLGVAAWFLLYQPRINARNKAAKEIAELRKELDDTKARIAQMPRLRQKKAQLEQEIGDIWARVVPRSEMLGLFRRISQEAEQERVHFLEIVPPGLDTLLQEEGPSAQVRPVPFLVTVQGRYLDIGRYIQNLNGYQYFVRVPDVDINARDDIRPEIEAKLLVNIYVSSLAGGGNL; from the coding sequence ATGGGGATACTTGAAAGAAGGGTAGTTATCATTGGACTGGCAGTATATGTTGTTTTAGGTGTCGCAGCCTGGTTTTTGCTTTATCAACCGCGGATAAACGCCCGGAACAAGGCGGCGAAGGAAATCGCCGAACTGCGCAAGGAGTTGGACGATACCAAAGCCCGAATTGCCCAGATGCCGCGTTTGCGGCAGAAGAAGGCGCAACTGGAGCAGGAGATAGGTGATATCTGGGCACGCGTTGTACCTCGTTCCGAGATGTTAGGGCTTTTCCGGCGAATTTCCCAGGAGGCAGAACAGGAGCGGGTGCACTTCTTAGAGATTGTGCCGCCGGGACTGGATACACTTCTCCAGGAAGAGGGACCGAGCGCGCAGGTGAGGCCGGTGCCTTTTCTTGTGACGGTTCAGGGGCGTTATCTTGATATCGGCCGCTACATCCAGAACCTGAACGGTTATCAGTACTTTGTGCGCGTGCCCGATGTTGACATCAATGCCCGGGATGACATAAGACCGGAGATTGAGGCGAAACTGCTGGTGAACATCTACGTGTCCAGTCTCGCGGGTGGGGGTAATTTGTGA
- a CDS encoding prepilin peptidase produces the protein MIYLLTLILGLVFGSFFNVCIWRIPRGESINYPPSRCPRCGKRIRFYDNIPVVSFLILRGRCRDCGKPIAIRYPLVELLSGLLFLLTYIRFGLNPAILRPLTFIGFLVILAGIDIDHKILPFRLSLSGLILGIIFSFIPLFQFNIEKAFWGGVIGAVFVLFAWALWRFVLAKPFRRLGVKRAEGMGWGDLPFAAMIGVYVGPKGMVVALAVAVVSGVIAGVLGRIWGKTKAGTEVPFGPFLALGGLVGLYWGEMLFDLYLRAIGLA, from the coding sequence GTGATTTACTTATTAACGCTAATTTTGGGTCTGGTTTTTGGTAGTTTTTTTAATGTTTGTATCTGGCGCATTCCGCGCGGTGAGTCAATAAATTATCCGCCTTCGCGCTGTCCGCGCTGCGGAAAACGCATCCGGTTTTACGACAACATCCCGGTAGTCAGCTTTTTAATTCTCCGGGGCCGGTGTCGGGATTGTGGTAAACCGATCGCAATTCGTTATCCACTTGTTGAACTTTTGAGCGGGCTCCTTTTCCTGTTAACCTATATCCGCTTTGGGCTCAATCCGGCAATTCTGCGCCCGCTAACTTTTATCGGGTTTCTCGTCATTCTTGCCGGTATTGACATTGACCACAAGATACTGCCCTTCAGACTTTCGTTATCCGGCCTGATTCTGGGGATAATTTTTTCTTTCATCCCTCTGTTTCAGTTCAACATTGAAAAGGCTTTCTGGGGTGGTGTCATCGGCGCCGTGTTTGTGCTCTTTGCCTGGGCACTCTGGCGGTTTGTGCTGGCGAAGCCGTTTCGCCGTCTCGGGGTAAAAAGGGCAGAAGGGATGGGCTGGGGCGATTTGCCCTTTGCGGCGATGATTGGTGTTTATGTGGGACCAAAAGGTATGGTGGTGGCGCTGGCGGTGGCGGTGGTTAGCGGTGTGATAGCAGGGGTTTTGGGCCGCATCTGGGGCAAGACAAAGGCGGGTACTGAGGTGCCCTTTGGTCCATTTTTAGCCCTGGGCGGGCTGGTAGGGTTGTACTGGGGTGAGATGCTGTTTGACCTTTATCTGCGGGCGATAGGTTTAGCATAA
- a CDS encoding prepilin-type N-terminal cleavage/methylation domain-containing protein, translating into MKKQHGFTLMELLVVLLIIGVLSTVAVRTIDATRDRSLFDQTAKEMRELVYAMVGNPDIMANGRRVDFGFYGDMMRLPNDLKELVENTTGSPYWRGPYLRREFLQDTMGYRLDAWGNPYTYDRSTGTIATLGNGKYPMTMRVAEAISHLTDNWVMGNVSDAENVPPGDKAVTIGIKLYLPNGSFYFTRPDPGGFYQFTPQTHGPVPIGVHKIVANRPGGDSIVRWVTVTPRSKVMVDFRFTGSFRNYLEMIGEPLLFGDSSGFTIKVVNSGSTVDTVKSIKLLIAPDSAYLGFLRIYSVTQGGTPQEQQFSPRKGQGDSLIVYPPFSIQPGKAEEVQFSFYGFCKTPSIADSTKANIYNKLFRLRFNDGSEFAVTPVRP; encoded by the coding sequence ATGAAAAAGCAGCACGGTTTTACTTTAATGGAACTGCTGGTGGTTTTGTTGATCATCGGCGTTTTAAGCACCGTTGCGGTCCGGACAATTGATGCGACAAGGGACCGTTCCCTTTTTGACCAGACAGCAAAGGAGATGAGGGAGCTGGTTTATGCGATGGTTGGCAACCCGGATATAATGGCTAATGGTCGGAGGGTAGATTTTGGATTTTACGGCGACATGATGCGCTTGCCGAACGATTTGAAGGAACTGGTCGAGAACACGACCGGTTCGCCTTATTGGCGTGGTCCCTATCTCCGCCGGGAGTTCTTGCAGGATACGATGGGTTATCGATTGGATGCTTGGGGAAACCCCTATACTTATGACCGGAGTACCGGTACGATTGCCACACTGGGAAATGGCAAGTATCCGATGACGATGCGCGTTGCTGAGGCGATATCCCATTTGACTGACAACTGGGTGATGGGAAATGTTTCGGATGCCGAGAATGTTCCTCCTGGTGATAAGGCGGTAACGATTGGAATTAAGTTGTATCTCCCCAACGGCTCGTTTTATTTTACTCGACCCGACCCCGGTGGTTTTTACCAGTTTACTCCCCAGACGCACGGACCGGTGCCGATTGGCGTTCATAAAATAGTTGCCAACCGCCCCGGAGGAGATTCTATTGTGCGCTGGGTCACAGTGACGCCGCGCAGTAAAGTGATGGTGGACTTTCGGTTTACCGGTTCATTCCGCAACTACCTGGAGATGATTGGTGAGCCGCTGCTTTTCGGTGACAGTTCTGGTTTTACCATTAAGGTTGTCAACAGCGGGTCAACTGTTGACACGGTTAAATCGATAAAGTTACTTATTGCGCCGGATAGCGCCTATCTGGGTTTTTTGCGGATTTACAGCGTCACCCAGGGCGGAACGCCCCAAGAACAACAGTTTTCCCCCCGTAAGGGACAGGGGGACAGTTTAATTGTGTATCCTCCGTTTTCCATCCAGCCCGGCAAAGCGGAGGAGGTTCAGTTCAGTTTTTACGGGTTCTGCAAGACCCCGAGTATTGCGGATTCGACGAAGGCAAACATCTACAATAAACTTTTTCGATTGAGGTTTAATGATGGTTCGGAGTTTGCCGTCACACCGGTGCGTCCGTGA
- a CDS encoding type IV pilus twitching motility protein PilT gives MNIDELLRYAAKYGASDLHITAGNPPIIRVNGRLKKIPGPALTAEDAQLLVYSILSDEQRAAVERKRELDLSYTWGEASHHLPPEAVTLDYISPERVRARVNVFLDLGGVGAAFRIIPAKIRTLDELPAPASVAELTRSHSGLVLVTGPTGCGKSTTLASMIDLIDQERAVRIITIEDPIEYIFQPRNCLISQREIGTHSRSFAAALRACLREDPDVILVGEMRDLETISLALTAAETGHLVLSTLHTNNVAQTVDRVIDVFPADQQEYVRQIFANVIRGIISQTLLPRKDGRGRVAAMEVLVATPAVKNLIREAKTHQIPSLVQTGSQYGMQTMDQCLESLMAEGLIAPEVAYAVASDKKLFTPPASPVSPPGPKGQ, from the coding sequence ATGAATATCGACGAACTCCTGCGCTATGCAGCAAAATACGGTGCCTCTGACCTCCATATCACTGCGGGCAATCCGCCGATAATCAGGGTTAACGGCAGACTAAAGAAAATTCCCGGACCAGCACTGACGGCAGAAGATGCCCAGTTGCTGGTCTACTCTATTCTCTCGGATGAACAGCGGGCGGCGGTTGAAAGAAAACGGGAGCTGGACCTTTCTTACACCTGGGGCGAGGCTTCGCACCATTTACCGCCGGAGGCGGTAACCCTTGATTATATCAGCCCGGAGCGGGTCCGGGCAAGGGTTAATGTATTTCTTGATTTAGGTGGGGTGGGGGCGGCATTTCGCATCATACCAGCAAAAATCCGGACGCTTGATGAGTTGCCGGCGCCCGCTTCGGTGGCGGAGCTGACGCGCAGCCATTCCGGACTGGTTCTGGTTACCGGTCCGACCGGTTGTGGGAAATCGACGACGCTGGCAAGTATGATTGACCTGATCGACCAGGAACGGGCGGTACGGATAATCACGATTGAGGACCCGATTGAGTACATCTTTCAGCCCCGGAACTGCTTGATAAGTCAGCGGGAGATTGGCACCCATTCCCGTTCATTTGCCGCCGCGCTGCGGGCGTGTCTGCGGGAAGACCCGGATGTGATTCTGGTGGGCGAGATGCGGGATTTGGAAACTATCAGTCTCGCTTTGACCGCAGCCGAGACCGGCCATCTGGTCCTTTCTACACTCCACACGAACAATGTTGCCCAGACTGTTGACCGGGTGATTGATGTCTTTCCTGCTGACCAGCAGGAGTATGTACGGCAGATTTTTGCCAATGTGATTCGCGGTATCATATCGCAGACCTTGTTGCCCCGGAAAGATGGTAGAGGAAGGGTGGCGGCGATGGAGGTTCTGGTTGCGACACCGGCGGTCAAAAACCTTATTCGGGAGGCAAAGACCCACCAGATACCGTCACTGGTCCAGACCGGCTCTCAGTACGGGATGCAGACAATGGACCAGTGTTTAGAGTCGCTGATGGCAGAGGGGCTTATCGCTCCGGAGGTTGCCTATGCTGTCGCCAGCGACAAGAAACTTTTCACTCCTCCAGCCAGTCCGGTTTCACCGCCCGGTCCGAAAGGGCAGTGA
- the pilM gene encoding type IV pilus assembly protein PilM: MATKVFGGGGKGTLCIDIGSNSVKFVKVEGGRVVDYGLKEIGEAFDVPSILRELIKDYKPREVYTFVSGPSVSVRQAPFPKMNRRELKEAILLRLDKYSPFTLDEAIFDFKTLGPVREAGTIKDNVMVIAARKDIVSDHISTLRKAGLEPTTISVVPFALQAAVKKFGRVRPDETVCLLDIGAEFTDMIFMKGERLDLARTVTTAGNAITEAMTVAITTEEGQLALDAYDAEELKRKYGIPPEDSQERLPSGIMVKRLLTLQRPALERFVAEINRSIDYYRREFGEQKIDRLLICGGSAAMKGLREYLQTSLGIPTEIFDPFRDFGLYRKATGPEEEIGYRLVAALGLYYDHSAVDLLPVEMKSGRFIARDVRMMTLGGIVWVGILILGYILVAGWTGISSGQVSKLRNEIKATEEQNRGYFALEKEIADLEARERALKSVVGEVLPTVPVLGALSTIVPTNIQLSSFTLSNRSNVKITGVVSGEPHLLDVDLAQFLIDLERSQVFKQVQLVSKNRSTLQGEAVLEFEIQCVTE, encoded by the coding sequence TTGGCAACTAAGGTCTTTGGCGGGGGTGGCAAAGGCACCCTCTGTATTGATATCGGTTCCAATTCGGTAAAGTTTGTAAAGGTAGAAGGTGGCCGGGTTGTTGACTATGGTCTGAAGGAGATCGGTGAGGCGTTTGATGTTCCCTCAATTCTCCGTGAGTTGATCAAGGATTACAAGCCGCGCGAGGTGTACACATTTGTCTCCGGTCCATCGGTCAGCGTGCGTCAGGCGCCGTTCCCCAAGATGAATCGCCGGGAATTGAAAGAGGCGATTCTTTTACGATTGGATAAATACTCGCCCTTTACCCTTGACGAGGCGATATTCGACTTTAAGACCCTCGGACCGGTGCGCGAGGCGGGGACGATAAAAGACAACGTTATGGTTATTGCGGCCCGCAAGGACATTGTCTCCGACCACATCTCGACCCTGCGCAAGGCGGGCCTTGAACCCACGACGATCAGCGTTGTGCCGTTTGCTTTGCAGGCGGCGGTTAAGAAGTTCGGCCGGGTCAGACCGGATGAAACGGTTTGTTTGCTTGATATCGGTGCCGAGTTTACCGATATGATATTTATGAAGGGAGAACGGCTTGATTTGGCGAGGACGGTGACGACCGCGGGCAATGCGATTACCGAAGCAATGACGGTGGCGATTACAACCGAGGAAGGGCAACTGGCACTGGACGCCTACGATGCTGAGGAGTTAAAACGCAAGTACGGAATCCCGCCGGAAGATAGTCAGGAACGGCTTCCTTCGGGCATTATGGTGAAGCGATTGTTGACCCTGCAGCGGCCCGCGCTGGAGAGATTTGTTGCCGAGATCAACCGGTCAATTGACTATTATCGCCGGGAGTTTGGCGAACAGAAGATCGACCGTCTGCTCATCTGCGGTGGTTCGGCAGCGATGAAGGGGCTGCGGGAGTATCTACAGACCAGTTTGGGAATTCCAACGGAGATTTTTGACCCGTTCCGGGACTTTGGCCTTTATCGCAAAGCGACCGGTCCGGAAGAGGAAATCGGCTATCGTTTGGTTGCGGCGCTGGGGTTGTACTATGACCATTCCGCGGTGGACCTTTTGCCGGTTGAAATGAAGTCCGGTCGATTCATCGCACGCGATGTACGAATGATGACCCTGGGTGGAATAGTGTGGGTAGGCATTTTAATCCTTGGTTACATTCTGGTTGCGGGCTGGACCGGCATTTCCAGTGGCCAGGTTTCCAAGTTGCGCAACGAGATTAAAGCAACTGAGGAGCAAAACCGGGGCTATTTTGCGCTTGAGAAGGAGATTGCTGACCTTGAGGCGCGGGAGCGAGCGCTGAAGAGTGTTGTCGGCGAAGTTTTGCCGACGGTCCCGGTGCTGGGTGCCCTTTCGACGATTGTCCCGACGAATATTCAGTTGAGCAGTTTTACATTGAGCAACCGTTCCAATGTGAAAATCACCGGTGTGGTTAGCGGTGAACCGCACCTGCTTGATGTCGACCTCGCCCAGTTCTTGATTGACCTCGAACGCAGCCAGGTGTTTAAACAGGTACAGCTGGTTTCTAAGAACCGTAGTACCCTGCAGGGGGAAGCGGTTTTAGAGTTTGAAATCCAATGTGTCACGGAGTAA